From a single Lewinella sp. LCG006 genomic region:
- a CDS encoding tetratricopeptide repeat protein: MSNDHSLQKARLYYNQHRFPEAEREVRQHLSANPDEVYALFLLGDILSAQDQNEEALEINSRARGFSPNDDELIAQRALILFRLDREPEAIEEIQNAIALNPVAGAYRGVLGELKLATKDYEGALEAANIGLSLDPEDTFCLNVRARALVKLEKAEDALHTIATSLEYQPENSYTHANLGWSKLETGRAQEAQEHFAEALRLQPNFEYAQRGMMEAIKAKNFFYRQFLRYVFWMNRLTAKYQWAFIIGIYLGYRVVSNIAQNNPEWAPFLNPILYAYIAFALSTWFFEPISNLFLFLHPFGKYLLKPQEKISARLVGGFLAIALILIGIHFFTEVDHEGYLFSGIGALAMMIPLSSMFAGRAPKDQRILVGSTILLGVLWLLGLVTIILGNHVLADNLMMYLFIGIFLYQWLAIAKSSSRY; this comes from the coding sequence ATGAGCAACGACCACAGTCTGCAAAAGGCCCGACTTTATTACAACCAACATCGTTTTCCAGAGGCAGAACGGGAAGTACGTCAGCACCTAAGTGCAAACCCTGACGAAGTGTATGCCCTCTTCCTATTGGGTGATATCCTCTCGGCCCAAGACCAAAATGAAGAGGCGCTAGAGATCAATTCACGGGCGCGCGGGTTCAGCCCCAATGATGACGAACTCATCGCCCAGCGAGCACTCATCCTCTTTCGCCTGGACCGTGAGCCGGAAGCCATTGAAGAAATTCAAAACGCCATTGCACTCAACCCCGTCGCAGGGGCTTACCGTGGCGTTTTAGGCGAACTAAAATTGGCAACTAAAGACTACGAAGGAGCGCTCGAAGCCGCCAATATCGGCCTCAGCCTTGATCCAGAAGACACCTTTTGCCTCAATGTCCGCGCCAGAGCATTGGTAAAATTGGAAAAGGCCGAAGATGCCCTCCATACCATTGCTACCTCCTTGGAATACCAACCAGAAAACAGCTATACCCACGCCAACCTGGGCTGGTCAAAATTGGAAACCGGCCGTGCACAGGAAGCACAGGAGCACTTTGCCGAAGCCCTGCGGCTACAACCCAATTTCGAATACGCCCAACGAGGGATGATGGAAGCCATCAAAGCCAAAAACTTCTTTTACCGGCAGTTTCTACGCTATGTCTTCTGGATGAACCGCCTTACGGCCAAGTACCAGTGGGCTTTTATCATTGGTATTTACCTGGGTTACCGCGTCGTCAGTAATATAGCACAGAACAATCCAGAATGGGCACCCTTCCTTAATCCAATCCTTTACGCCTATATCGCCTTTGCCCTGTCTACGTGGTTTTTTGAACCCATCTCCAACCTGTTTCTCTTTTTGCATCCTTTCGGCAAGTACCTGCTCAAACCGCAAGAAAAAATCAGTGCCCGACTGGTAGGAGGTTTTCTCGCGATCGCCTTGATCTTAATCGGCATTCATTTCTTTACGGAGGTGGATCACGAAGGGTATCTCTTCTCGGGCATTGGTGCCCTCGCCATGATGATCCCCCTCTCCTCCATGTTTGCCGGAAGAGCACCCAAAGATCAACGTATCCTGGTGGGATCAACCATCTTGCTGGGAGTATTATGGCTCTTGGGTTTAGTCACGATAATACTGGGAAATCATGTCTTAGCCGACAACCTCATGATGTACCTCTTCATTGGTATTTTCCTTTATCAATGGCTGGCCATCGCAAAAAGCAGTAGTAGGTATTAA
- a CDS encoding AAA family ATPase: MDQNAINNLREALAHSPDNIPLRLHLAQSLAQLFQYQEAEQEFKAVLRLSPQHQEAKFGLAQAYFHQEKHGVTVVVLEELLQLAPDAENYKLLLCRAYLRNDNKAEAQQAFQELVRANPTLRDEELDQAFRNFHFDASADADDGIDEDALRGSRPSINFKHVGGMDRVKDEISLKIIKPLEHKELYAAYGKKIGGGILMYGPPGCGKTHLARATAGEINADFISVGISDILDMWIGSSEKNLHQLFEQARANAPCVLFFDEVDALGASRSDMRQSAGRQLINQFLAELDGVDANNDGLLVIGATNAPWHMDPAFRRPGRFDRILFVEPPDQKGREAILQIMLAGKPMGKVDLSAVAKKTEGFSGADLQAVIDRCIEDKLKASFSSGIPEPIDTKDLLKAAKDHKATTREWFNTARNYALYANESGLYDDILTYLKVKK; this comes from the coding sequence ATGGATCAAAATGCTATCAATAATCTTCGCGAAGCACTTGCGCACTCTCCTGACAACATTCCGCTGCGTTTGCACCTCGCCCAATCGCTCGCTCAATTGTTTCAGTACCAGGAAGCGGAGCAAGAGTTCAAGGCCGTTTTACGATTAAGTCCTCAGCACCAAGAAGCTAAATTCGGTTTAGCGCAAGCCTATTTTCATCAGGAAAAACACGGCGTTACCGTTGTTGTTTTGGAAGAGTTGCTACAACTCGCCCCCGACGCTGAAAACTACAAGCTCCTGCTCTGCCGCGCTTACCTGCGCAACGATAACAAAGCCGAAGCACAGCAGGCTTTCCAGGAGTTGGTGCGTGCCAACCCTACTCTACGCGACGAAGAATTGGACCAAGCTTTCCGCAATTTCCACTTCGACGCTTCCGCCGATGCCGATGATGGTATTGATGAAGATGCCCTTCGAGGCAGCCGCCCCAGCATCAACTTCAAACACGTGGGCGGCATGGATCGCGTCAAGGACGAGATCAGCCTCAAGATCATCAAACCACTGGAACACAAAGAACTGTATGCTGCTTACGGCAAAAAAATCGGTGGTGGTATCCTGATGTACGGCCCTCCCGGTTGTGGAAAAACCCACCTGGCACGAGCAACCGCTGGAGAAATCAATGCCGATTTTATCAGCGTAGGTATCAGCGACATCCTCGACATGTGGATTGGCAGCAGCGAAAAAAACCTGCACCAGCTTTTCGAACAAGCTCGAGCCAATGCACCTTGCGTACTCTTCTTCGATGAAGTAGATGCCTTGGGGGCCAGCCGTTCTGATATGCGCCAGTCTGCTGGTCGGCAATTGATCAATCAGTTTCTCGCTGAGCTGGATGGTGTCGATGCCAACAACGACGGTCTGCTCGTCATCGGCGCTACCAATGCCCCCTGGCACATGGATCCCGCCTTTCGTCGCCCCGGTCGTTTCGACCGCATCCTTTTCGTAGAACCACCCGACCAAAAAGGAAGGGAAGCCATTTTGCAAATCATGCTCGCTGGCAAGCCAATGGGCAAAGTGGATTTATCTGCCGTTGCGAAAAAAACCGAAGGCTTCTCCGGAGCAGATCTGCAAGCCGTCATTGACCGCTGTATTGAAGATAAACTCAAGGCTTCGTTCAGCTCCGGCATCCCTGAACCCATTGACACCAAAGACTTGCTCAAAGCTGCGAAAGACCACAAAGCCACTACCCGCGAATGGTTCAACACCGCCCGTAATTATGCGCTTTACGCCAACGAAAGCGGCCTTTACGACGACATCCTCACCTACCTGAAAGTCAAGAAATAA
- a CDS encoding MBL fold metallo-hydrolase: protein MKVSFEHEKLVIFESELMQTTCTLVIGERHLLLVDPNWLPSEVEEIARKVEELQGNRTLYLYFTHSDYDHIIAYERFRDQAQVIVSQALLSNPEWHQQLEEIRQFYDQYYLVPPWPVSYPEKADLVIAQPAEQHELSGDIYHFYQAAGHNRDGLIAFHEASGTLITGDYLCGVEFPFIYYSVLAYQKTLSLLGRLLNDLPVKTLVAGHGAVKQDKQEMQSRWEESQWYLDALIAHGREEGVFPETELWQKYPHFQHIQRKYHQANLALAKRELGGGI, encoded by the coding sequence ATGAAAGTAAGCTTTGAACACGAAAAACTAGTTATTTTTGAGAGTGAATTGATGCAAACGACTTGCACCTTGGTCATTGGTGAGCGCCATTTATTGCTTGTCGATCCGAATTGGTTGCCCTCGGAGGTAGAAGAGATCGCCAGGAAAGTAGAGGAATTGCAAGGAAATCGGACGCTATATCTCTATTTTACGCATTCAGATTATGACCACATCATCGCATACGAACGCTTTCGCGATCAGGCGCAGGTCATCGTCTCGCAGGCTTTGTTGAGCAATCCGGAATGGCATCAGCAGCTGGAAGAAATTCGGCAGTTTTACGACCAGTACTACCTTGTGCCGCCCTGGCCAGTGAGTTATCCTGAAAAAGCGGATTTGGTCATTGCGCAGCCTGCTGAGCAACATGAATTATCAGGTGATATTTACCACTTTTATCAGGCCGCAGGTCATAACCGTGATGGCTTGATCGCTTTTCACGAAGCCAGTGGCACCCTTATCACTGGCGACTATCTCTGTGGCGTGGAGTTTCCGTTTATCTATTACAGTGTGTTGGCTTACCAAAAAACACTGTCGTTGTTAGGCCGTCTGCTCAATGATTTGCCAGTAAAGACCTTGGTAGCTGGCCACGGCGCCGTGAAGCAGGATAAGCAAGAAATGCAATCTCGTTGGGAGGAATCGCAATGGTATTTAGACGCATTAATAGCTCACGGGAGGGAGGAGGGAGTTTTTCCGGAAACGGAATTGTGGCAAAAATACCCCCATTTTCAGCACATCCAACGGAAGTACCACCAGGCCAACCTGGCTTTGGCCAAGAGGGAGTTAGGCGGGGGGATTTAA
- a CDS encoding exo-beta-N-acetylmuramidase NamZ domain-containing protein, producing the protein MMYNAKIKIFVLLFAFWQQACVNTDLQSRGDATPPEATAAQNGQEEQVDQTLQVGAAQLQDYLPMLRGKRLGLVVNQTSTIGKTHLVDTLLHYQIDIKAVFAPEHGFRGNADAGEKIADGRDPQTGLPIISLYGNHKEPTAEDLQNIDLLIFDIQDVGARFYTYISTLHYVLQAGAKHNVPIIVLDRPNPNGHYVDGPVLDPNFQSFVGMHPVPVVHGMTVGEYAQMIIGENWLDNGLQPQLTIIKCTNYTHQTPYDLPIAPSPNLPNMRAIYLYPSLCFFEGTVFSEGRGTNTQFQVYGHPDFNIGSYQFTPRSGPGSKYPKLENQICNGVSLVSLAPEAIRAEGQINLFYLLQAYTHFPDQKNFFLPNHFIDKLAGSSRLREQITAGWNAEQIRASWQDDLETFRQVRAKYLLYK; encoded by the coding sequence ATGATGTACAACGCAAAAATAAAAATTTTTGTTCTACTTTTTGCCTTCTGGCAACAAGCTTGTGTAAATACAGACCTCCAAAGTCGTGGCGATGCTACGCCCCCGGAAGCTACCGCTGCCCAGAACGGCCAGGAAGAGCAGGTAGATCAAACGCTTCAAGTAGGAGCTGCACAGTTGCAAGACTACCTCCCCATGCTACGTGGAAAACGGTTGGGTTTAGTGGTCAATCAGACCTCCACCATTGGCAAAACCCACCTGGTAGACACCCTGCTCCATTATCAAATAGACATCAAAGCGGTCTTTGCGCCCGAACATGGCTTTCGCGGCAACGCCGACGCCGGAGAGAAAATAGCCGATGGACGCGATCCGCAAACCGGTCTCCCCATCATCTCGCTCTACGGCAACCACAAGGAACCCACCGCAGAAGATTTGCAAAATATCGACTTACTGATCTTCGATATCCAGGATGTCGGCGCTAGGTTTTATACTTATATTTCTACCCTTCACTACGTGCTCCAGGCAGGTGCCAAACACAATGTCCCAATAATTGTACTCGATCGCCCCAACCCTAATGGACATTATGTGGATGGCCCTGTTCTCGATCCAAATTTTCAGTCTTTTGTCGGTATGCATCCTGTTCCCGTTGTCCATGGTATGACCGTGGGAGAATATGCACAAATGATCATCGGTGAAAACTGGCTGGACAATGGGCTTCAACCCCAGCTTACCATCATCAAATGCACCAACTACACCCACCAAACCCCTTACGATCTTCCCATCGCCCCCTCCCCTAACCTCCCCAACATGAGGGCTATCTATCTCTATCCCAGTCTATGTTTTTTTGAGGGTACGGTCTTTAGTGAAGGGCGGGGCACCAACACCCAATTTCAAGTATACGGACACCCTGATTTCAACATTGGCAGCTATCAGTTCACCCCCCGTAGCGGCCCTGGATCGAAGTACCCCAAACTCGAAAATCAGATTTGCAATGGGGTATCGCTCGTAAGTCTTGCTCCCGAAGCCATACGTGCCGAAGGCCAGATCAACCTCTTCTACTTGCTACAAGCCTACACGCATTTCCCTGATCAGAAAAACTTCTTCCTCCCCAACCATTTCATCGACAAACTGGCCGGGAGTAGCCGTCTCCGCGAACAAATCACCGCCGGCTGGAACGCCGAACAAATCCGCGCCTCTTGGCAGGATGACCTCGAAACCTTCCGTCAGGTGAGGGCGAAATACCTGTTGTATAAATAG
- a CDS encoding exonuclease domain-containing protein produces MAKKDQRFAIVDVETTGGRASRDKITEIGIVIHDGKQIIDTYESLLNPETYIPAGIVQLTGINQEMVKDAPLFHEIARDIVEFTEGSIFVAHNVRFDYGFLREEFKRLSYTYTRKQLCTVRMSRKAFPGLPSYSLENLIRHFGIPTDARHRALADALATANLLERILDKEQNQEEVRVMVNMGIKESKLPTGIKLEQIHGLPESCGVYYLYNKAGDVVYVGKSINIKKRIAEHFADQTDKGRRLQQQVADISYEETGSELIALLLESYEIKRLKPPINRAQRRSKFPFAIHSYTNEEGFLCFDVIRNNAETREKYEVISEYPSMSRAKGRLNFLVKDLELCSRFCHLFPGTGACFHYHLKQCRGACAGKEEVETYNERALLAKERLRTVFDSDFLLLDEGRHSEEKSVVLVQEGHFAGFGYISTEEAADRETLMEAIKTYPGYPDTARIIQRFINDHPKAKIIAL; encoded by the coding sequence ATGGCTAAGAAAGATCAGCGATTTGCAATAGTAGACGTGGAAACAACGGGTGGACGAGCCTCCCGCGATAAAATTACAGAAATCGGCATTGTTATCCACGATGGTAAGCAAATAATCGACACTTACGAGAGTTTGCTCAATCCGGAGACGTACATTCCCGCGGGGATTGTACAGCTGACGGGTATCAATCAAGAGATGGTGAAAGATGCTCCGCTTTTTCACGAGATAGCTCGTGATATTGTGGAATTTACGGAAGGTTCCATATTTGTGGCACACAACGTACGCTTTGATTACGGCTTTTTGCGGGAAGAGTTCAAGCGGCTAAGCTATACCTATACGCGCAAGCAGTTGTGTACGGTTCGGATGTCGCGGAAAGCTTTCCCGGGTTTACCTTCTTATAGTTTAGAAAACCTTATTCGCCATTTTGGTATTCCAACGGATGCGCGTCACCGGGCACTGGCCGATGCTTTGGCCACCGCTAATTTACTGGAACGGATTCTGGACAAAGAACAAAACCAGGAGGAAGTGCGGGTGATGGTCAATATGGGGATCAAGGAATCCAAGCTCCCGACGGGGATAAAGCTGGAGCAAATACACGGGTTGCCTGAATCTTGCGGTGTTTACTATTTGTACAACAAAGCGGGTGATGTGGTGTACGTTGGTAAGAGCATCAACATCAAGAAGCGCATTGCCGAACACTTTGCCGATCAGACCGATAAGGGGCGGCGACTGCAGCAACAGGTGGCGGACATTAGTTATGAAGAAACCGGCAGCGAGTTGATCGCCTTGTTGTTGGAATCCTACGAGATAAAGCGTCTCAAGCCTCCGATAAACCGGGCACAGCGGCGTTCCAAGTTCCCTTTTGCGATCCATTCTTATACCAATGAAGAGGGTTTTCTCTGTTTTGATGTGATTCGAAACAATGCAGAAACCCGTGAAAAGTATGAAGTAATTTCTGAGTACCCCTCGATGTCGCGGGCCAAGGGGCGGCTCAATTTTTTGGTCAAGGACCTGGAGTTGTGTTCCCGATTTTGTCATCTGTTTCCGGGTACTGGTGCTTGTTTTCATTACCACCTCAAGCAATGCCGCGGAGCATGTGCAGGAAAAGAAGAGGTGGAAACTTACAATGAGCGGGCCTTGTTGGCCAAAGAGCGCTTGCGCACGGTTTTTGACAGTGACTTTTTGTTGTTGGATGAGGGTCGGCATTCGGAGGAAAAATCTGTAGTTTTGGTCCAGGAGGGGCATTTTGCCGGATTTGGTTATATTTCCACTGAAGAGGCTGCTGACCGTGAGACCCTAATGGAAGCGATAAAAACCTATCCCGGTTATCCGGATACTGCCCGTATTATTCAGCGCTTTATCAATGACCATCCCAAAGCAAAGATCATTGCTTTGTAA
- the mnmH gene encoding tRNA 2-selenouridine(34) synthase MnmH has translation MSIKIISPQDWFDQAPKPPLFDVRSPGEFVAGHWPGAKSLPLFTDAERAEVGTLYKQTSPDEAFLRGLEFSGKKMRWYVEEARAQTAGDKIAVHCWRGGQRSQSMAWLLSKVFKEVLVIEGGYKALRNTGRKNLAGFEVPLFMLGGPTGSGKTKILHELQALGGNILDLEAMAHHKGSSFGALGEEEQPTVEQFENDLFHQFHGLGAHSQPIWLENESKSIGRVYLPNELWQKMLNAPLVQLDIPLAWRIENLVADYANFKKEDLVLAFERIRKRLGGQHLNTALEALAKDDFSTAARIALQYYDKAYHASLEKNGQKPNWILAPEQNDPKAIAQALLAWQEEQGGALMK, from the coding sequence TTGTCGATTAAAATAATATCTCCGCAAGACTGGTTTGACCAGGCACCAAAGCCGCCCTTGTTTGATGTGCGATCTCCGGGGGAGTTTGTTGCGGGACACTGGCCTGGTGCGAAAAGTTTGCCCTTATTTACGGATGCAGAACGAGCAGAAGTAGGAACGCTGTACAAACAGACGAGCCCGGATGAAGCTTTTCTTCGAGGTTTGGAATTCTCGGGAAAGAAGATGCGCTGGTATGTAGAAGAAGCGCGGGCACAAACCGCTGGAGATAAAATTGCGGTCCACTGTTGGCGTGGCGGCCAACGCTCACAAAGTATGGCCTGGCTGCTAAGCAAAGTTTTTAAAGAAGTGTTGGTCATTGAAGGAGGCTACAAAGCACTGCGAAATACAGGGCGCAAAAATCTCGCCGGATTTGAAGTTCCCCTTTTTATGCTGGGTGGCCCCACGGGCTCGGGGAAGACCAAAATTCTGCACGAATTGCAGGCCTTAGGCGGAAACATTCTGGATTTAGAGGCGATGGCCCACCACAAAGGGTCTTCATTCGGTGCACTAGGTGAAGAAGAGCAGCCCACGGTAGAACAATTTGAGAATGACCTCTTTCATCAATTTCATGGTTTAGGAGCGCATAGCCAACCCATTTGGTTGGAAAACGAAAGCAAATCCATAGGTAGGGTGTATTTGCCCAATGAGTTGTGGCAAAAGATGTTGAATGCCCCCTTGGTGCAATTGGATATCCCATTGGCGTGGCGGATCGAGAACCTGGTGGCGGATTATGCCAATTTTAAAAAAGAAGACTTAGTATTGGCCTTTGAAAGAATCCGTAAACGCTTGGGAGGGCAGCATCTGAATACTGCATTGGAAGCCTTAGCAAAAGATGATTTTTCCACGGCAGCGCGTATTGCACTCCAATACTACGATAAAGCCTATCACGCCAGTTTGGAGAAAAACGGGCAAAAACCTAACTGGATCCTAGCGCCCGAGCAAAATGATCCCAAAGCTATTGCGCAAGCGCTGCTGGCTTGGCAGGAAGAGCAAGGAGGAGCTTTGATGAAGTGA
- the selD gene encoding selenide, water dikinase SelD, with translation MATPNQFPLTQYSHGAGCGCKISPQVLDTILASDQVSPHFSSLLVGNQERDDAAVMELGDGSAIISTTDFFMPIVDDPFDFGRIASVNAISDVYAMGGTPMLAIAILGWPINTIPAEVAQQVIAGGRQACMDAGIPLAGGHSIDSPEPIFGLAVTGRVAVEDLKKNGGAQPGDYLFLTKPLGVGILSTAQKKGKLRSTDQFLARDSMIKLNKIGIALAKLPYVNAMTDVTGFGLIGHLREMMEASATSARIDFANVPLIDTAVIHHYLAEGCVPGGTNRNWASYGHKVGEVTDLQRNILCDPQTSGGLLVAISPDELTAFQQFQKNNGLELSPVGRVEEQKEKLVYVK, from the coding sequence ATGGCAACTCCTAATCAATTTCCGCTCACACAGTATAGTCATGGCGCAGGATGCGGCTGCAAAATTTCCCCTCAAGTTTTGGATACGATATTGGCTTCCGACCAAGTGAGCCCTCATTTTTCTTCGCTTTTGGTAGGTAACCAGGAGCGCGATGATGCGGCCGTCATGGAATTAGGCGATGGGAGTGCGATCATCAGTACAACGGATTTCTTTATGCCCATCGTGGACGATCCCTTTGATTTTGGCAGGATCGCTTCGGTCAATGCCATCAGTGATGTTTACGCGATGGGTGGAACGCCGATGCTAGCTATCGCTATCTTGGGTTGGCCCATCAACACCATCCCCGCGGAGGTTGCCCAACAGGTGATTGCTGGTGGCCGCCAGGCTTGTATGGATGCCGGCATTCCATTGGCAGGGGGGCATAGCATCGATAGCCCGGAGCCTATTTTCGGGCTGGCAGTCACGGGTAGGGTAGCTGTGGAGGATTTAAAGAAAAATGGCGGTGCGCAGCCGGGTGATTACCTTTTTCTAACAAAACCGCTGGGGGTAGGTATTCTCAGTACGGCACAGAAAAAAGGTAAGTTACGTTCTACCGATCAATTTTTGGCGCGCGATAGCATGATCAAACTTAATAAGATAGGAATAGCTTTAGCAAAATTACCTTATGTAAACGCCATGACCGATGTGACGGGATTTGGCCTGATTGGGCACTTACGTGAAATGATGGAAGCCAGTGCCACCAGTGCTCGTATTGATTTTGCCAATGTGCCCCTCATTGATACCGCGGTTATTCATCATTATTTGGCAGAAGGCTGTGTGCCTGGCGGTACCAACCGCAACTGGGCAAGCTATGGCCACAAGGTAGGAGAAGTCACTGATTTGCAGAGGAATATTCTTTGTGATCCACAGACAAGCGGTGGCTTGTTGGTAGCCATTTCTCCCGATGAATTGACGGCATTCCAACAGTTTCAAAAAAACAATGGCTTAGAACTGTCGCCCGTGGGTAGGGTAGAAGAGCAGAAAGAGAAGTTGGTGTACGTGAAATGA
- a CDS encoding CBS domain-containing protein, whose translation MNIKVKDLMVESVITTMPHKSVGHAQSIMAKNSIKSIPIVDNENNIKGIFTATDILKDGFSDNTPLSHVMTTKVYTIPPYSDVHIAARIMRNHHINHLVVADEHKIVGVLSAHDLLKLVEDHRFVMKNAPTPSKKKSGRD comes from the coding sequence ATGAATATCAAAGTAAAGGACCTGATGGTGGAATCAGTCATCACCACAATGCCTCATAAGTCAGTAGGTCATGCCCAATCCATCATGGCCAAAAACAGCATCAAATCAATACCTATCGTTGACAATGAAAATAATATAAAAGGCATCTTCACTGCTACGGATATCCTCAAGGATGGCTTTTCGGACAATACTCCACTGAGCCACGTAATGACGACAAAGGTTTATACCATTCCTCCTTATTCAGATGTACACATTGCTGCGCGCATCATGCGCAACCACCATATCAATCACCTTGTTGTGGCCGATGAGCACAAAATTGTGGGGGTCTTGAGCGCGCACGACCTCCTGAAGCTGGTGGAAGATCATCGTTTTGTGATGAAAAATGCACCAACGCCTTCTAAAAAGAAAAGCGGACGGGATTGA
- a CDS encoding bifunctional 4-hydroxy-2-oxoglutarate aldolase/2-dehydro-3-deoxy-phosphogluconate aldolase — translation MARFTRIQVAQKMAEQGMVPLFYDADMETSKKVLTACYKGGAHLMEFTSRGDFAHEVFGELNKFCERELPAMILGVGSITDAASASLYMQLGANFIVTPVLREDIAMVCNRRKVLWSPGCGSLGEICRAEELGCEVVKLFPGGIYGPAFVKNIKGPQPWTSIMPTGGVSPTRESLEAWFKAGVSCVGMGSQLMVKNQTGQLDYLRIEQLTRDALKMIQEIKA, via the coding sequence ATGGCAAGATTTACAAGAATACAAGTCGCCCAAAAAATGGCGGAACAAGGAATGGTCCCCTTGTTTTATGATGCTGATATGGAGACAAGTAAAAAAGTGCTAACCGCATGTTACAAAGGCGGAGCTCATTTAATGGAGTTTACGAGTAGAGGTGATTTTGCGCACGAAGTATTTGGAGAACTCAACAAGTTTTGCGAACGCGAATTGCCCGCAATGATTTTAGGTGTAGGCTCCATCACCGATGCTGCTTCGGCCAGCTTGTACATGCAATTGGGTGCCAATTTTATTGTTACGCCAGTATTAAGAGAAGACATTGCTATGGTTTGTAATCGTCGCAAAGTCCTCTGGTCGCCGGGGTGTGGCTCGCTTGGTGAAATTTGTCGTGCCGAAGAATTGGGCTGCGAAGTTGTCAAACTTTTCCCTGGCGGCATCTACGGACCAGCATTTGTAAAAAACATCAAAGGCCCTCAACCCTGGACCTCTATCATGCCAACGGGAGGCGTCTCCCCCACCCGGGAATCCCTGGAAGCCTGGTTTAAAGCAGGGGTGAGTTGCGTGGGCATGGGTTCCCAGCTAATGGTCAAAAACCAGACTGGTCAACTAGATTATCTGCGTATTGAACAACTTACCCGCGATGCCTTGAAGATGATCCAGGAAATTAAGGCGTAA
- a CDS encoding SDR family NAD(P)-dependent oxidoreductase: MKRLANKVAVVTGGSRDIGRAIAIKLAKEGANVVVNYYNTEAGALETVAEIKALGQKAIAVKADVSKLEDIAHLKAKTIAAFGEKVDILVNNAGGLFARKILSELEESFYDLVMNVNFKSTVFVSQAFEPLMSEGGSIINLSSLAARDGGGGGSSLYASSKGAVTTFSRAMAKELGPKGIRVNAVCPGLIGTKFHDDFTADEVRAMVAAKTPLRKEGAAEEVADLVAYLASDEASFITGNNIDINGGLAFS, encoded by the coding sequence ATGAAAAGGCTTGCGAATAAAGTAGCAGTAGTAACCGGCGGCTCTAGAGATATCGGGCGAGCAATCGCCATCAAACTGGCCAAAGAAGGGGCTAATGTAGTGGTCAACTACTACAATACAGAAGCAGGAGCATTAGAAACCGTAGCAGAGATTAAGGCCCTAGGTCAAAAAGCCATTGCGGTCAAAGCTGACGTATCAAAGCTGGAAGACATCGCCCATTTAAAAGCGAAAACCATAGCGGCGTTTGGCGAAAAAGTAGATATCCTCGTGAACAATGCAGGAGGGCTCTTCGCTAGAAAAATCTTGTCGGAATTAGAGGAATCCTTCTACGACCTCGTCATGAATGTCAATTTCAAGTCGACGGTATTTGTCTCCCAGGCATTCGAGCCCCTGATGAGCGAGGGTGGATCAATCATCAACCTTTCTTCCTTAGCAGCAAGAGATGGCGGTGGCGGCGGATCTTCTTTATACGCTTCTTCCAAAGGAGCTGTTACGACATTCTCGAGAGCTATGGCCAAAGAGTTGGGACCTAAAGGTATCAGGGTAAACGCCGTATGCCCTGGTTTAATCGGCACCAAATTTCACGATGATTTCACTGCGGATGAAGTCCGCGCGATGGTCGCTGCTAAAACACCCTTGAGGAAAGAAGGAGCTGCCGAGGAAGTCGCAGACCTGGTGGCTTACCTGGCCTCAGATGAAGCTTCATTTATCACGGGCAATAACATTGATATCAACGGAGGATTAGCTTTTTCATAA